In Agromyces archimandritae, one genomic interval encodes:
- a CDS encoding biotin transporter BioY has translation MTATRTGLGAARIARIAVFAALIAALTLPGAVPIGFGVPITLQTLGVMLAAVVLGPLEGTLAVVVYVALGLAGLPILAGGSAGLGVLAGPSGGFLLGFIPGALVAGLLAARLPWRGVWPLLAATLIGGVGVVYAVGVPWMAAVTGMPLPAAIGVNLAFLPGDLVKAVVAALVAAAVHRARPGMLGRAPRRAQPEQRESASAPETAGRA, from the coding sequence ATGACCGCCACCCGAACCGGCCTCGGCGCCGCTCGCATCGCCCGCATCGCCGTCTTCGCCGCTCTCATCGCCGCCCTCACGCTGCCCGGTGCCGTGCCCATCGGCTTCGGCGTGCCGATCACCCTGCAAACCCTCGGCGTCATGCTCGCCGCCGTCGTGCTCGGGCCCCTCGAGGGCACCCTCGCCGTCGTCGTGTACGTCGCCCTCGGCCTCGCGGGGCTGCCGATCCTCGCCGGCGGATCCGCCGGCCTCGGCGTGCTCGCCGGCCCGAGCGGCGGGTTCCTCCTCGGCTTCATCCCCGGCGCCCTCGTCGCCGGCCTCCTCGCCGCGCGCCTGCCGTGGCGCGGGGTCTGGCCGCTGCTGGCCGCGACCCTGATCGGCGGCGTCGGCGTCGTCTACGCCGTCGGCGTGCCGTGGATGGCCGCCGTCACCGGCATGCCGCTGCCGGCGGCGATCGGCGTGAACCTCGCATTCCTGCCCGGCGACCTCGTGAAGGCCGTCGTCGCCGCCCTCGTGGCCGCCGCGGTGCACCGCGCCCGCCCGGGCATGCTCGGCCGAGCCCCGCGGCGAGCCCAGCCGGAGCAGCGCGAGTCGGCATCCGCACCCGAGACCGCCGGGCGCGCATGA
- a CDS encoding MMPL family transporter gives MTLFLHRLGRSAFRRPWLVIGIWALALAALLGAGFGLGGKLQESYAIPGTESQTAIDRLAAVFPETAGAAAQAVVEAPEGASVEDAPAREAIESLAGALRDIDGVAQVLAPFDEYAGDQVSADGRTAYLQIQFDGQAVDLPASAVDDVTATAAIAEDAGLGIAYGGEVFRDTGFGLTVTEVFGVLFAAVVLLITFGSLLSAGMPLASALVGVGVAFGGISIVSAMTTVSSTAPMLAVMIGLAVGIDYALFILSRHRTQLARGQRPEDSAAEAVATAGGAVVFAGITVIIALLGLLVVGIPFLSVMGVAAAATVLVAVLAAITLLPALLGLAGDRLAPRQGGRAWRRANADPDAGRRTMGRRWADLLLKAPAIPVVLVAGILGTAAVPALSLDLNLPSGETEPAGSTQREAYEMIADGFGPGYNGPLIVAVDITQTTEVFEDLDDIAERIRGLDGIAYVGDGLPNPSVDTAIIQVMPETAPDAPETKALVEAIRELAPGIDADLGTPIAVTGYTAVAIDISNRLSDALVPFALIVVGLSVVLLMIVFRSVFVPVKAAVGFLLSAFGAIGATVAVFQWGWFADVLHVEPGPILSFLPILLLAVLFGLAMDYEVFLVSGMREEFVRHGRAREAVRHGFQHAARVVTAAALIMFFVFIAFVPEGSGVIKPIAFALAVGVAFDAFLVRMTLVPAAMALAGRGAWWLPKRLARILPNVDIEGEGLRGHLGAAAWAAGRPAAITIEAGRFGDEAAGIGPIDVEVPEHGLLRLGGEPAARRIVAATLAGRLAPAGGRMQVLGMPLGSDSARVARRTAMADAGADAGGLSVRELVAARVDAAGPWYRLAPPRREVDAWIARAAEASGAPIDPDAAVASLGAIARAAVLAAAALAEHPGLLVLDVGEAPPRTGRYDDALERMLSRLVPAGTALVLAAGRFDPHDGAAFGRPMRVVELDAAPRKELAR, from the coding sequence GTGACCCTCTTCCTCCACCGCCTCGGCCGCTCCGCCTTCCGCCGCCCCTGGCTCGTCATCGGCATCTGGGCGCTCGCCCTGGCCGCCCTCCTCGGCGCCGGCTTCGGCCTCGGCGGCAAACTGCAGGAGTCCTACGCGATCCCCGGCACGGAATCGCAGACCGCGATCGACCGGCTCGCCGCCGTCTTCCCCGAGACCGCCGGTGCCGCAGCCCAGGCCGTCGTCGAAGCGCCCGAGGGCGCATCCGTCGAAGACGCGCCAGCGCGCGAGGCGATCGAGTCGCTCGCCGGCGCCCTCCGCGACATCGACGGCGTCGCCCAGGTGCTCGCCCCCTTCGACGAGTACGCCGGCGACCAGGTCTCGGCCGACGGGCGCACCGCCTACCTGCAGATCCAGTTCGACGGCCAGGCGGTGGATCTTCCGGCGTCCGCCGTCGACGACGTCACCGCGACCGCCGCGATCGCCGAAGACGCCGGCCTCGGCATCGCCTACGGCGGCGAGGTCTTCCGCGACACCGGATTCGGCCTGACCGTCACCGAGGTCTTCGGCGTGCTCTTCGCCGCCGTGGTCCTGCTCATCACCTTCGGCTCGCTGCTGTCGGCCGGCATGCCGCTGGCGAGCGCCCTCGTCGGCGTCGGCGTCGCCTTCGGCGGCATTTCGATCGTCTCGGCGATGACGACCGTCTCATCCACCGCGCCCATGCTCGCCGTCATGATCGGCTTGGCCGTCGGCATCGACTACGCCCTGTTCATCCTCTCGCGCCACCGCACGCAGCTGGCCCGCGGGCAGCGGCCGGAAGACTCCGCGGCCGAGGCCGTCGCCACCGCCGGCGGCGCCGTCGTCTTCGCCGGCATCACCGTCATCATCGCCCTGCTCGGCCTTCTCGTCGTCGGCATCCCCTTCCTCAGCGTCATGGGCGTGGCCGCCGCCGCGACCGTCCTCGTCGCAGTCCTCGCCGCGATCACCCTGCTGCCCGCGCTCCTCGGACTCGCCGGCGACCGGCTCGCCCCCAGGCAGGGCGGCCGCGCCTGGCGGCGCGCGAACGCCGATCCCGACGCCGGCCGGCGCACCATGGGCCGGCGCTGGGCGGACCTGCTGCTGAAGGCGCCGGCGATCCCCGTCGTCCTCGTCGCCGGCATCCTCGGCACCGCCGCCGTACCGGCCCTCTCGCTCGACCTGAACCTGCCGAGCGGGGAGACCGAACCGGCCGGTTCGACCCAGCGCGAGGCCTACGAGATGATCGCCGACGGCTTCGGCCCCGGCTACAACGGCCCCCTCATCGTCGCCGTCGACATCACCCAGACCACCGAGGTCTTCGAGGATCTGGACGACATCGCCGAGCGCATCCGCGGCCTCGACGGCATCGCCTACGTCGGCGACGGCCTGCCGAACCCGAGCGTCGACACCGCCATCATCCAGGTGATGCCGGAAACGGCCCCCGACGCCCCCGAGACGAAGGCGCTCGTCGAAGCGATCCGCGAGCTCGCCCCGGGCATCGACGCGGACCTCGGCACGCCCATCGCGGTCACCGGGTACACGGCGGTCGCCATCGACATCTCCAACCGCCTGAGCGATGCGCTCGTCCCGTTCGCCCTCATCGTCGTCGGACTGTCGGTCGTGCTGCTCATGATCGTGTTCCGTTCGGTGTTCGTGCCGGTGAAGGCGGCGGTCGGCTTCCTGCTTTCGGCGTTCGGGGCGATCGGGGCGACGGTCGCGGTGTTCCAGTGGGGCTGGTTCGCCGACGTGCTGCACGTCGAGCCGGGCCCGATCCTGTCGTTCCTGCCGATCCTGCTGCTCGCCGTGCTCTTCGGTCTCGCGATGGACTACGAGGTCTTCCTCGTCTCGGGCATGCGCGAGGAGTTCGTGCGGCACGGCCGGGCCCGGGAAGCCGTGCGGCACGGTTTCCAGCACGCCGCGCGGGTCGTCACGGCCGCGGCCCTCATCATGTTCTTCGTCTTCATCGCCTTCGTGCCCGAGGGTTCCGGCGTCATCAAACCGATCGCCTTCGCCCTGGCCGTCGGGGTCGCCTTCGACGCCTTCCTCGTGCGGATGACGCTCGTTCCGGCGGCGATGGCGCTCGCCGGCCGCGGCGCCTGGTGGCTGCCGAAACGGCTCGCGCGCATCCTGCCGAACGTCGACATCGAGGGCGAGGGCCTTCGCGGCCACCTGGGCGCGGCCGCCTGGGCTGCCGGGCGACCCGCGGCGATCACGATCGAAGCCGGCCGATTCGGCGACGAGGCGGCCGGGATCGGCCCGATCGACGTCGAGGTGCCCGAGCACGGGCTCCTGCGCCTCGGCGGCGAGCCGGCCGCCAGACGCATCGTCGCGGCGACCCTCGCCGGGCGTCTTGCGCCGGCCGGCGGCCGCATGCAGGTGCTCGGGATGCCGCTGGGCTCCGATTCGGCTCGCGTCGCTCGCCGTACGGCGATGGCCGATGCGGGGGCGGACGCCGGCGGTCTCAGCGTCCGCGAGCTCGTGGCCGCACGAGTGGATGCCGCCGGCCCCTGGTACCGGCTGGCACCCCCGCGCCGCGAGGTCGACGCGTGGATCGCCCGCGCCGCCGAGGCGTCGGGTGCCCCGATCGACCCGGACGCCGCCGTCGCCTCCCTCGGCGCGATCGCCCGGGCGGCCGTGCTCGCCGCCGCCGCGCTCGCCGAGCACCCCGGACTGCTCGTCCTCGACGTCGGAGAGGCGCCGCCGCGAACCGGGCGCTACGACGACGCCCTCGAGCGGATGCTCTCGCGCCTCGTGCCGGCGGGCACGGCGCTGGTCCTGGCCGCCGGCCGCTTCGACCCGCACGACGGCGCCGCCTTCGGCAGGCCCATGCGTGTGGTCGAACTCGACGCCGCACCCCGAAA
- a CDS encoding energy-coupling factor transporter transmembrane component T family protein — MIGMYVPGTSVLHRMPAGAKLPALAVLVVLAAAAPGWPWLAGGAVFTAALFALARIPASALWRQLRPLAWIVAITLPINWIFTGFEHAVTVALRIAVCVALAALVTLTTRVGDMLDAVQRGLSRVPRVDAERIGLLLAMTIRAVPLIAEIVHAVLEARRARGAEGSLRAVAVPVVLRALQAADAMGEALIARGADD, encoded by the coding sequence ATGATCGGGATGTACGTGCCCGGCACCTCGGTGCTCCACCGGATGCCGGCCGGCGCGAAGCTGCCCGCCCTCGCCGTGCTCGTCGTGCTCGCCGCCGCAGCGCCCGGCTGGCCGTGGCTGGCCGGCGGTGCGGTCTTCACGGCGGCGCTCTTCGCCCTCGCCCGCATCCCGGCATCCGCACTCTGGCGTCAGCTGCGACCCCTCGCCTGGATCGTCGCGATCACCCTGCCGATCAACTGGATCTTCACGGGCTTCGAACACGCCGTCACCGTCGCCCTCCGCATCGCCGTCTGCGTCGCCCTGGCCGCCCTCGTCACCCTTACCACCCGCGTCGGCGACATGCTCGACGCCGTGCAACGCGGCCTGTCGCGGGTGCCCCGCGTCGACGCCGAGCGGATCGGACTGCTGCTGGCGATGACGATCCGCGCGGTCCCCCTCATCGCCGAGATCGTGCACGCCGTGCTCGAGGCCCGCCGCGCCCGCGGCGCCGAAGGCTCGCTGCGTGCGGTCGCAGTCCCCGTCGTCCTCCGCGCCCTGCAGGCCGCCGATGCGATGGGCGAGGCCCTCATCGCCCGCGGCGCCGACGACTGA
- a CDS encoding energy-coupling factor ABC transporter ATP-binding protein, with product MSEIVFDAVSHDYDGVPVLHDVSLRLTERRIGIVGANGSGKSTLARMINGLVAPAAGSVAVDGLDVARRGREVRRRVGFVFTNPDHQIVMPTVREDVAFSLRKLRLPRAESDARVDAALDRFGLSPLAERPAHRLSGGQKQLLALAAVLVARPAVLVADEPTTLLDARNARLIEEHFAELDEQLVMVTHRLDAVAGFDRVLVVDGGRIVADDRPAAALAAYEARIA from the coding sequence ATGAGCGAGATCGTCTTCGACGCCGTCTCGCACGACTACGACGGCGTGCCGGTGCTGCACGACGTCTCGCTCCGCCTCACGGAACGGCGCATCGGCATCGTCGGCGCGAACGGCTCCGGCAAGTCCACCCTCGCCCGCATGATCAACGGCCTCGTCGCGCCCGCCGCGGGCAGCGTCGCCGTCGACGGTCTCGACGTCGCCCGCCGCGGCCGCGAGGTGCGCCGCCGCGTCGGTTTCGTGTTCACGAACCCCGACCACCAGATCGTGATGCCGACCGTGCGCGAAGACGTCGCGTTCTCGCTGCGGAAGCTGCGCCTGCCCCGGGCCGAGTCCGACGCCCGAGTGGATGCCGCGCTCGACCGCTTCGGCCTCTCACCCCTCGCCGAACGCCCCGCCCACCGCCTCTCCGGCGGGCAGAAGCAGCTGCTCGCCCTGGCGGCCGTGCTCGTCGCCCGCCCCGCCGTCCTCGTCGCCGACGAACCGACGACCCTCCTCGACGCCCGCAACGCCCGCCTCATCGAGGAGCATTTCGCGGAACTCGACGAGCAGCTCGTCATGGTCACCCACCGCCTGGACGCCGTCGCCGGCTTCGACCGGGTGCTCGTCGTCGACGGCGGCCGCATCGTCGCCGACGACCGCCCGGCCGCCGCCCTCGCCGCCTACGAGGCCCGCATCGCATGA
- a CDS encoding inositol monophosphatase family protein, which yields MTADHAADLALALELADLADSISMRHFRDAGLDIRTKPDRSPVTEADLAVERAIRERIAETRPADGVFGEEFGIAGSASRQWIIDPIDGTANFLRGVPVWATLVSLAIEGVPVVGVVSAPAMRRRWWASRAAGAWTVESAAEAGASGSGADAAGEAAERPAVPGARRLRVSGVERLEDASLSFQSLAQWRDAGYLDRLLALSERVWRDRAYGDMWSYMLLAEGLIDITGEFDVKPYDLAALIPIVEEAGGRFSSIDGVPGPWEGSSLATNGLLHDTVLEALVDPEI from the coding sequence GTGACCGCCGACCACGCCGCAGACCTCGCCCTCGCCCTCGAACTGGCCGATCTCGCCGACTCGATCTCCATGCGGCACTTCCGCGACGCGGGCCTGGACATCCGCACGAAACCCGACCGCTCCCCCGTCACCGAGGCCGACCTGGCCGTCGAGCGCGCGATCCGCGAGCGCATCGCCGAAACCCGCCCCGCCGACGGCGTCTTCGGCGAGGAGTTCGGCATCGCCGGCAGCGCCTCCAGGCAGTGGATCATCGACCCCATCGACGGCACGGCGAACTTCCTGCGCGGCGTGCCCGTGTGGGCGACGCTCGTCTCGCTCGCGATCGAGGGGGTGCCGGTCGTCGGCGTCGTGTCGGCTCCGGCGATGCGGCGGCGCTGGTGGGCGTCGCGTGCGGCGGGCGCCTGGACGGTCGAGTCGGCCGCCGAAGCGGGCGCGAGCGGGTCGGGTGCGGATGCCGCGGGCGAGGCCGCCGAGCGCCCCGCGGTGCCCGGGGCGCGCCGTCTGCGGGTCTCCGGCGTCGAGCGCCTCGAGGACGCGTCGCTCAGTTTCCAGAGCCTCGCGCAGTGGCGCGATGCCGGGTACCTCGACCGCCTGCTGGCGCTCTCGGAGCGGGTGTGGCGCGACCGGGCGTACGGCGACATGTGGTCGTACATGCTGCTGGCCGAGGGTCTCATCGACATCACGGGCGAGTTCGACGTGAAGCCGTACGACCTCGCCGCGCTCATCCCGATCGTGGAGGAGGCCGGTGGCCGCTTCAGCTCGATCGACGGCGTACCCGGCCCGTGGGAGGGCAGTTCCCTCGCCACGAACGGGCTCCTGCACGACACGGTGCTCGAGGCGTTGGTCGACCCCGAGATCTGA
- a CDS encoding TetR/AcrR family transcriptional regulator produces the protein MSDQETAPTARDDLRAAALERFATDGYTATSLQHIADAAGYAKSNVLYHFGTKEAVLDAAIGPAVEALEHLVDRLVDAEGAAEATIAAFVDFLFEYRLAVTIVVNQGSSLGGIPIIDRAADAIRRLAVGITADGGDPMRHLRFGVALAGATYALVAGATFIPDPIDEGEAPRAALVEILTELLRRDAG, from the coding sequence ATGAGCGATCAGGAGACGGCCCCCACGGCCCGCGACGACCTGCGCGCCGCCGCGCTCGAACGCTTCGCGACCGACGGCTACACGGCGACGAGCCTGCAGCACATCGCCGACGCGGCCGGCTACGCCAAGTCGAACGTGCTCTACCACTTCGGCACGAAAGAGGCCGTGCTGGATGCCGCGATCGGCCCGGCCGTCGAGGCCCTCGAACACCTCGTCGACCGGCTCGTGGATGCCGAAGGCGCAGCCGAGGCGACCATCGCAGCCTTCGTCGACTTCCTCTTCGAATACCGCCTCGCCGTCACGATCGTGGTCAACCAGGGCTCCTCCCTCGGCGGCATCCCCATCATCGACCGCGCCGCCGACGCGATCCGGCGCCTGGCCGTCGGCATCACCGCCGACGGCGGCGACCCCATGCGGCATCTGCGCTTCGGCGTCGCCCTGGCCGGCGCCACCTATGCCCTCGTCGCCGGCGCCACCTTCATCCCCGACCCGATCGACGAGGGCGAGGCGCCGCGCGCGGCCCTCGTCGAGATCCTCACCGAACTCCTGCGCCGCGACGCCGGATAG